In a single window of the Candidatus Celerinatantimonas neptuna genome:
- the dctQ gene encoding C4-dicarboxylate TRAP transporter small permease protein DctQ has protein sequence MTLSRFLYHLEERIIGLLLISMTLLVFIEVVLRFGFNTGIEWAQEVTLYLSAWMVLLGASWGVREGAHIGVDAFVKLLSPAQRRIVTLLAIVLCLIYCALFLQGSWVYLSKMAKIGIKMDDVPIEKWKAMSVLIIGFVLLAFRFIQLGWNVITGQQIGFQLADEARESMHLIDEPANKE, from the coding sequence ATGACTCTCAGTCGTTTCTTATACCACTTAGAAGAGCGCATTATCGGCTTGTTACTCATCAGTATGACGCTGCTGGTATTTATTGAAGTGGTTTTACGGTTCGGATTTAACACCGGTATTGAATGGGCTCAGGAAGTCACACTTTACCTTAGCGCATGGATGGTTCTCCTTGGTGCTTCATGGGGTGTCAGGGAAGGCGCCCATATTGGGGTTGATGCATTCGTCAAACTGCTTTCGCCAGCACAAAGACGAATCGTTACCTTGTTGGCTATCGTTCTTTGCCTTATTTACTGCGCCTTATTTTTACAAGGCAGTTGGGTCTATCTGTCCAAAATGGCAAAAATCGGGATCAAAATGGACGATGTTCCTATCGAAAAATGGAAAGCAATGAGCGTACTGATCATCGGATTTGTATTACTGGCTTTTCGATTTATTCAACTTGGTTGGAATGTCATCACAGGCCAACAGATTGGCTTTCAACTAGCTGATGAAGCCCGCGAGAGTATGCACTTAATCGATGAGCCGGCCAATAAGGAATAA
- the yeiP gene encoding Elongation factor P-like protein: MPKANELKKGAAVDYKGKTLLVKDIEIHSPSARGAATLYKIRFTDLATGLKVEERFKGDDLLDDVDVGHRPVSFSYIDGEEYVFMDNEDFSQYVFNQSAIADELLFITEETQGLQVLTVNGKGMVIELPASVELVIEETSPSIKGASASARTKPAHFSTGLVIQVPEYISTGEKVRINTSERKFMSRAD, encoded by the coding sequence GTGCCAAAAGCAAACGAATTGAAAAAAGGGGCTGCTGTCGACTATAAAGGAAAAACCTTGTTGGTTAAGGATATTGAAATACACAGCCCCAGTGCCCGAGGCGCGGCAACCTTATATAAAATACGGTTTACCGACCTGGCAACCGGTCTAAAGGTTGAAGAACGCTTTAAAGGTGATGATCTGCTTGATGATGTCGATGTCGGTCACCGGCCTGTTAGCTTCTCGTATATCGATGGCGAAGAATACGTTTTTATGGATAATGAAGATTTTAGCCAGTACGTTTTCAACCAAAGTGCCATTGCTGATGAACTCTTGTTCATTACGGAAGAAACTCAAGGTCTACAGGTACTCACGGTGAATGGAAAAGGGATGGTAATTGAACTTCCTGCGTCAGTTGAGCTGGTGATAGAAGAAACATCGCCTTCCATCAAAGGCGCATCAGCCAGTGCCCGAACCAAACCGGCTCATTTTAGTACCGGACTGGTCATTCAGGTCCCTGAATATATTTCAACCGGCGAAAAAGTTCGAATCAATACATCTGAACGTAAATTTATGAGCAGGGCTGACTAA
- the murI gene encoding Glutamate racemase, translating to MLPHILVFDSGVGGLSVVNELDQLLGHYHLTYLFDNACFPYGELAEDFLRKRVVELLIPLCKRILPDIVVIACNTASTIALPDLRSYLSVPVVGVVPAIKPAAMYSKNHVIGLLATPATVHRPYIQKLIEQFAKETQVLRIGSSKLVKLVERKLSGIPILNEQLQQIMSPWLNGQGLSPDVIVLGCTHFPLIKQQLVSVFPDNVQFIDSGAAIARRVGQLLKTAHLLADEVELEGERLAYFTEEGVHSQLLWTPFKDYRFKAIRLYSDCLCARLQDEPSIYVVETPAH from the coding sequence ATGTTGCCTCATATTCTGGTTTTTGATTCAGGCGTGGGTGGTCTATCGGTCGTTAATGAGTTAGACCAGCTTTTGGGCCATTATCATTTAACGTATCTGTTTGATAACGCATGTTTTCCATATGGTGAGTTAGCTGAAGACTTCCTAAGGAAACGAGTTGTTGAACTGTTAATTCCATTATGTAAGAGAATATTACCTGATATTGTCGTAATTGCCTGTAATACGGCAAGTACGATTGCCTTACCCGATCTTAGATCGTATCTGTCGGTTCCTGTGGTGGGAGTCGTTCCTGCGATAAAACCAGCAGCCATGTATTCAAAGAATCATGTAATTGGCTTACTGGCAACACCTGCTACGGTTCATCGCCCTTATATACAAAAATTAATTGAACAATTTGCAAAAGAGACACAGGTTCTTCGAATAGGCTCAAGCAAGTTAGTTAAATTGGTTGAGAGAAAATTATCAGGAATTCCAATCCTGAATGAACAATTGCAACAGATTATGAGCCCGTGGCTTAATGGCCAAGGCTTATCTCCCGACGTTATTGTATTAGGCTGTACGCACTTCCCTTTGATAAAGCAACAGCTAGTGTCAGTATTTCCTGATAATGTCCAATTTATAGACTCAGGTGCTGCAATTGCCAGGCGGGTCGGACAATTATTAAAAACAGCTCATTTACTTGCTGATGAAGTGGAACTAGAAGGTGAGAGATTAGCTTACTTTACAGAAGAAGGTGTCCATAGCCAATTACTATGGACACCTTTTAAAGATTACAGATTTAAAGCGATTCGTCTTTATTCTGATTGTCTTTGCGCTCGTTTGCAGGACGAACCTTCAATATACGTTGTTGAAACTCCTGCTCATTAA
- the leuA_2 gene encoding 2-isopropylmalate synthase, with protein MTDQVIIFDTTLRDGEQALAASLTVNEKLQIALALEKLGVDIMEVGFPVSSPGDFESVRTIAGQIRNSRVCALSRALPGDIEAAGEALKIADAFRIHTFISTSSIHVQSKLRRSFEDVLEMGVNAVKHARRYTDDVEFSCEDAGRTPIDNLCRMVESAIKAGASTVNIPDTVGYTTPTEFGGIINQLFNRVPNIDQAVISVHCHDDLGMSVANSITAVNRGARQIECTINGIGERAGNTSLEEVVMAIKTRGEMLKLHTNINTQEIYRTSHLVSRLCNMPVQPNKAIVGANAFSHSSGIHQDGMLKNQNTYEIMTPDSIGLPKNVLNLTSRSGRHVIKHRMNELGYTEDDFNLDELYKSFLELADRKGQVFDYDLEALVFFNNQRQDEDFFELEYLGAQSGSEVVSTATVKLRSGDQVLVEAATGNGPIDAAYHCLSRMTGYDITIDDYSIKAAGGGRSGNQKADIKDALGKADIVAKYQGRTFHGMGLATDIVQASAKAFVHVLNNIHRAETIAREKQKQQNKTKTA; from the coding sequence ATGACAGACCAGGTAATTATCTTCGATACGACCCTTCGTGATGGCGAACAGGCTCTGGCAGCCAGCCTTACCGTTAATGAGAAGTTACAGATTGCACTGGCACTGGAAAAACTAGGTGTAGACATCATGGAAGTCGGATTTCCGGTTTCTTCTCCAGGAGACTTCGAATCCGTTCGAACAATCGCAGGGCAGATCAGAAATAGCCGGGTATGCGCATTATCACGGGCTCTGCCCGGGGATATCGAAGCTGCAGGCGAAGCATTAAAGATTGCTGATGCCTTTCGTATCCATACGTTTATCTCAACATCTAGCATTCATGTTCAAAGCAAGCTTCGCCGCAGCTTTGAGGATGTATTGGAAATGGGTGTTAATGCAGTCAAACATGCACGCCGCTACACAGATGATGTTGAATTTTCATGTGAAGATGCAGGAAGAACCCCCATCGATAACTTATGTCGCATGGTAGAGTCGGCAATCAAAGCAGGTGCATCAACGGTTAATATACCAGATACTGTTGGTTATACGACTCCAACAGAATTTGGCGGCATCATTAACCAATTATTCAACCGTGTACCAAATATTGATCAAGCTGTAATTTCTGTGCATTGCCATGATGATCTGGGGATGTCGGTTGCCAATTCTATTACAGCCGTCAACCGCGGAGCCAGGCAAATTGAATGTACCATCAATGGCATTGGCGAAAGGGCAGGCAATACCTCTCTTGAAGAAGTCGTGATGGCCATCAAAACCCGGGGAGAAATGCTGAAGTTACACACGAACATTAATACACAGGAGATCTACCGGACAAGTCATTTGGTCAGTCGCCTGTGCAATATGCCGGTTCAACCCAATAAAGCCATCGTCGGAGCAAACGCATTCTCTCATTCATCAGGCATTCACCAAGATGGCATGCTGAAAAACCAAAATACTTATGAGATCATGACACCTGATAGCATTGGTTTACCTAAAAATGTCCTAAACTTAACATCACGCTCTGGACGCCATGTTATCAAACATCGAATGAATGAACTTGGCTATACCGAAGATGATTTTAATCTGGATGAGTTATATAAAAGCTTTCTTGAATTGGCCGACCGAAAAGGGCAAGTGTTTGATTACGATTTAGAAGCATTGGTCTTTTTCAATAATCAGCGTCAGGATGAAGACTTCTTTGAATTAGAATATTTGGGAGCACAATCTGGTTCAGAGGTTGTTTCAACGGCGACGGTCAAACTCCGATCTGGAGATCAGGTTTTAGTTGAAGCAGCTACAGGAAATGGCCCTATAGATGCAGCGTACCATTGCCTCAGCCGAATGACCGGCTATGATATTACGATTGATGACTATTCGATCAAGGCCGCAGGCGGTGGTCGAAGCGGAAATCAAAAAGCAGATATTAAAGACGCTTTGGGTAAAGCCGATATCGTCGCTAAGTATCAGGGAAGGACATTCCATGGCATGGGATTAGCAACTGATATCGTTCAGGCTTCGGCAAAAGCATTTGTTCATGTATTGAATAATATTCATCGGGCTGAAACAATTGCTAGAGAAAAACAAAAGCAACAAAATAAAACCAAAACGGCTTAA
- the ilvI gene encoding Acetolactate synthase isozyme 3 large subunit, whose protein sequence is MEKLSGAEMVVRSLQDQGVKHIFGYPGGSVLDIYDALFDNSDIEHILVRHEQAAVHMADGYARSTGTVGTVLVTSGPGATNTVTGIATAYMDSIPLVVLSGQVPSSLIGDDAFQETDMVGVSRPIVKHSFLVKRAEDIPAIIKKAFYIASTGRPGPVVVDLPKDVQNPQLKFDYEYPKEVSMRSYHPTVNGHKGQIKKALKAILQSKQPVMYIGGGAVLSNASEIVRSFAHQLKLPVTSTLMGLGAFDGHDPQFLGMLGMHGTYEANVSMHHSDLIFAVGARFDDRVTNNVAKFCPDATVVHIDIDPTSISKTVKADIPIVGTVDSVLEQMLGLLAEKEPVDAARFDDWWDQIRKWKSKNCLAYTESDSVIKPQHVIETLHRATHGDAYVVSDVGQHQMFTALYYPFKEPRKWINSGGLGTMGFGFPAAVGVKLAHPDSTVVCVTGDGSIQMNIQELSTCMQYQIPIVIVSLNNRSLGMVKQWQKMFYGGRQSQSYMESVPDFVKLAQAYGHVGIQVSHPDKLDEAFDWALAQREQLVFMDILVDPEEHVYPMQIKAGTMQDMWLSKTERTR, encoded by the coding sequence ATGGAGAAGTTATCTGGCGCCGAGATGGTCGTCCGATCGTTGCAGGATCAAGGGGTAAAGCACATCTTCGGTTACCCTGGCGGTTCGGTATTAGATATTTATGATGCATTGTTTGATAACTCCGATATTGAGCATATTTTAGTTCGTCACGAACAAGCTGCGGTACATATGGCTGATGGTTATGCGCGTTCTACTGGAACAGTTGGAACTGTGCTTGTAACGTCTGGCCCCGGAGCTACGAATACAGTGACTGGCATAGCAACAGCTTATATGGATTCAATACCATTGGTTGTTTTATCCGGACAGGTACCCAGTTCACTCATAGGTGATGATGCCTTCCAGGAAACAGATATGGTCGGCGTTTCCCGACCGATTGTGAAACACAGCTTTTTAGTGAAACGTGCCGAAGATATCCCAGCAATTATTAAAAAGGCTTTTTATATTGCATCCACTGGTCGCCCCGGACCTGTGGTTGTTGATCTACCTAAAGATGTTCAGAATCCGCAATTGAAATTCGATTATGAATATCCGAAAGAGGTATCGATGCGCTCTTATCATCCGACGGTAAATGGTCATAAAGGACAGATAAAAAAAGCGCTTAAAGCTATTTTACAAAGTAAGCAACCTGTCATGTATATTGGCGGAGGGGCTGTTTTATCTAATGCATCAGAGATTGTGCGCTCTTTTGCCCATCAACTGAAGTTGCCGGTGACGTCGACGTTGATGGGGCTTGGGGCTTTTGATGGTCATGATCCTCAGTTTCTGGGGATGTTGGGGATGCATGGGACTTATGAAGCCAATGTATCAATGCATCATAGTGATTTAATTTTTGCTGTCGGAGCGCGTTTTGATGACCGTGTGACCAATAATGTGGCTAAGTTTTGTCCCGATGCAACAGTGGTTCATATCGATATTGATCCAACTTCAATTTCTAAAACAGTAAAAGCGGATATACCCATTGTTGGTACAGTTGATTCCGTTTTGGAACAAATGCTTGGACTGTTAGCTGAAAAAGAGCCTGTTGATGCAGCTCGCTTTGATGATTGGTGGGATCAGATCCGCAAATGGAAATCAAAAAACTGTCTTGCTTATACTGAGAGTGATTCCGTTATCAAACCTCAACACGTCATTGAAACACTTCATAGAGCGACCCATGGCGATGCTTATGTTGTTTCTGATGTGGGCCAACACCAGATGTTTACAGCCCTTTACTATCCATTTAAAGAACCTCGGAAATGGATTAATTCCGGGGGGCTTGGCACGATGGGATTTGGGTTCCCCGCAGCCGTTGGTGTGAAATTAGCACACCCTGATTCAACGGTTGTCTGTGTGACCGGGGATGGCTCGATTCAAATGAATATACAAGAGTTATCTACATGTATGCAATATCAGATTCCAATTGTGATTGTTTCTTTGAATAACCGTTCGTTAGGTATGGTGAAACAGTGGCAGAAAATGTTCTATGGTGGTCGTCAGTCCCAGTCATATATGGAATCGGTCCCTGATTTTGTCAAATTGGCACAGGCTTATGGACACGTTGGTATTCAGGTGAGCCACCCGGATAAACTAGATGAAGCATTTGATTGGGCACTTGCTCAGCGTGAGCAACTTGTGTTTATGGATATATTAGTGGATCCGGAAGAGCATGTTTATCCGATGCAAATAAAAGCAGGAACCATGCAGGATATGTGGCTGAGTAAAACGGAGAGAACCCGATGA
- the dctD gene encoding C4-dicarboxylate transport transcriptional regulatory protein DctD produces the protein MRTPVILIDDDPDILRSLSQTLMLEKYPCQRFDRAEPALLEIHQQWPGIIITDINMPQMDGLTFMRQALAIDADLPIILLTGHGDVSTAVEAMRSGAYDFLEKPFSSNHLLEVIARAAEKRQLTQENRALRQEVEAQSGPGPRILGNSPSIIKLRHILSQIKDAPADILIQAETGCGKELVARFLHDHSKRRQAPFVAINCGAIPETMIESELFGFEAGAFTGASKKRVGKIEHANGGTLFLDEIESMPMALQIKLLRVIEERCVEPLGSNTLHPVDIRIVTATKQDLKKASDEGWFRQDLYYRLNVITLTIPPLRERTEDIPLLLENFIKVAAARYQLPPPQLPSSLMITFANHNWPGNVRELRNLAERFILMGPDILSDIGDPSSQSNNLSLSEQLSRLERTILQDALTRHHGSLKSVQNELVIGRKTLYEKMRKYRLDKQDFKDD, from the coding sequence ATGCGAACACCAGTCATTCTCATTGATGACGATCCTGATATTCTAAGATCATTAAGTCAGACATTAATGCTAGAAAAGTATCCCTGCCAGAGATTTGATCGGGCAGAACCGGCTCTGCTGGAAATTCATCAGCAATGGCCAGGAATTATCATTACCGACATTAATATGCCTCAAATGGATGGCCTGACATTTATGCGTCAAGCACTGGCGATAGATGCCGATTTGCCCATCATTCTCTTAACCGGACATGGTGATGTTTCCACCGCAGTAGAAGCCATGCGAAGTGGCGCCTACGATTTTTTAGAGAAACCATTTTCCAGCAATCACCTTCTCGAAGTCATCGCCAGAGCAGCAGAAAAAAGACAGCTTACTCAGGAAAACCGTGCACTACGCCAGGAAGTTGAAGCTCAAAGTGGTCCCGGTCCTCGGATTCTGGGAAATTCCCCTTCGATCATAAAACTGCGCCATATTTTAAGTCAGATTAAAGATGCGCCAGCTGATATACTAATTCAGGCGGAAACCGGATGTGGAAAAGAACTCGTTGCCCGCTTCTTACATGACCACAGTAAAAGGCGGCAAGCCCCCTTCGTTGCGATTAATTGTGGGGCTATTCCCGAAACAATGATCGAAAGCGAATTGTTCGGGTTTGAAGCTGGCGCATTTACAGGGGCCAGTAAAAAACGTGTCGGTAAGATAGAGCATGCCAATGGCGGAACGTTATTTCTTGATGAGATAGAAAGTATGCCCATGGCATTACAAATTAAACTACTCCGGGTCATTGAGGAACGTTGTGTCGAGCCTCTGGGAAGTAACACACTTCATCCGGTTGATATTCGAATTGTTACCGCGACAAAACAGGATCTTAAAAAAGCCAGTGATGAAGGATGGTTTCGCCAAGACCTTTATTATCGATTAAATGTGATTACATTAACTATCCCCCCCCTTCGCGAAAGAACAGAAGATATTCCCCTTCTTCTGGAGAACTTTATTAAAGTCGCCGCTGCGCGTTATCAATTACCCCCACCTCAACTACCGTCATCACTGATGATAACGTTTGCCAACCATAATTGGCCCGGGAATGTTCGAGAATTACGTAATTTGGCAGAACGGTTTATTCTTATGGGCCCGGATATTCTCTCAGACATAGGGGATCCAAGTAGTCAGAGCAATAATCTAAGCCTAAGTGAACAATTGTCACGATTGGAACGCACCATACTTCAGGATGCCTTAACCCGACATCATGGTAGTTTAAAATCTGTTCAAAACGAACTGGTGATTGGTCGGAAAACACTCTATGAAAAAATGAGAAAATACCGTCTGGACAAACAGGACTTTAAAGATGATTGA
- a CDS encoding Solute-binding protein, with product MTLHKLAIAAITAATLSFSGQLLAKPIIIKFSHVVAENTPKGQMAIKFRDLVNQRLAGKVKVEVFPNSQLFGDNKVLEAMLLGDVQMAAPSLSKFERYTSKLQLFDLPFLFKDMAAVNRFQQSPDGQKLLNSLRSKGLIGLGYLHNGMKQLSADKPLRTPNAAHGLKFRIMSSDVLQAQFESIDAVPIKKPFSEVFTLLQTRAIDGQENTWSNIYSKKFYEVQPYITESNHGVLDYLVVTSTEFWGGLPNDIRTQLKQTLNEAIAYGNQIAAQKAQIDKQKVINSGRSQVIELTADQRQQWVKAMKPVWKKFARPIGQNLIDAAIAANQP from the coding sequence ATGACCCTACATAAATTAGCAATAGCGGCAATAACCGCAGCAACATTATCGTTCTCAGGACAATTATTGGCAAAACCGATTATTATAAAATTCTCTCATGTCGTCGCGGAAAATACACCCAAAGGCCAGATGGCAATTAAATTTCGAGATCTGGTCAACCAACGTCTGGCAGGCAAAGTCAAAGTGGAGGTTTTTCCAAACTCGCAACTATTTGGTGACAATAAGGTACTTGAAGCGATGTTGCTTGGTGATGTTCAGATGGCTGCACCGTCACTCTCTAAATTCGAGCGTTATACCAGTAAATTACAATTGTTTGATCTCCCATTTCTTTTCAAAGATATGGCAGCAGTTAATCGTTTCCAACAAAGTCCCGATGGCCAGAAGTTGCTAAACTCGCTTCGCTCTAAGGGACTGATAGGATTAGGGTATTTACATAATGGAATGAAGCAATTATCTGCCGATAAACCATTGCGAACTCCAAATGCGGCCCATGGTTTGAAGTTTCGCATTATGAGCTCAGATGTATTACAGGCTCAATTTGAATCCATTGATGCTGTCCCTATTAAAAAACCATTTTCAGAAGTTTTCACATTACTTCAGACCAGGGCTATCGATGGGCAAGAAAATACCTGGTCAAATATCTACTCCAAAAAATTCTATGAGGTCCAGCCTTATATCACCGAATCCAATCATGGCGTTCTGGACTACCTTGTCGTCACATCAACTGAATTCTGGGGTGGACTACCAAATGATATTCGCACACAGCTCAAACAAACACTTAACGAAGCCATTGCCTACGGTAATCAAATTGCAGCCCAAAAAGCGCAAATCGATAAACAAAAAGTTATCAACTCCGGTCGTAGTCAGGTGATTGAACTCACTGCAGATCAACGTCAACAATGGGTCAAAGCCATGAAGCCAGTATGGAAAAAATTTGCCAGACCCATTGGTCAGAACCTTATTGATGCCGCCATTGCCGCGAATCAACCTTAA
- a CDS encoding IS3 family transposase ISPpu22, translating to MHGYRNLYLDLKEEKIDCGRDRVLRLMQSAKLQTLRGYKRPKVDYSGHESVAIPNVLNREFDVSLPNQWWVSDITYIHMHEGFLFLAVVVDLYARKIVGWSISPRMTEELVLSVITMAYWKRKPESTVHLHAVQGSQYSSRKCRKLLESFGIKQSMSRRGNGHDNAVAESFFSNLKKEKVRGRQYKTRDEARLDIFNYIEMFYNPKRRHTNNGRQSPTKYEKQYFNGLKGV from the coding sequence TTGCATGGATATCGCAACCTTTATCTGGATTTGAAAGAAGAAAAAATCGACTGTGGTAGAGACCGAGTTCTAAGGTTAATGCAAAGCGCAAAACTTCAAACATTACGTGGCTATAAACGTCCTAAAGTCGATTACTCAGGCCACGAATCGGTTGCTATACCTAATGTTCTTAATCGCGAATTTGATGTTTCTCTGCCGAATCAGTGGTGGGTCAGCGATATTACGTATATCCATATGCATGAAGGTTTTTTGTTCCTGGCTGTGGTAGTGGATTTGTACGCACGAAAGATTGTCGGCTGGTCTATATCACCAAGAATGACAGAAGAGCTTGTTTTATCGGTCATCACAATGGCATATTGGAAAAGAAAGCCAGAATCGACGGTTCATTTACACGCCGTTCAGGGTAGCCAATATTCAAGTCGGAAGTGCCGTAAGCTACTGGAATCATTTGGTATAAAACAAAGCATGAGTCGTCGTGGGAATGGTCATGATAACGCAGTAGCAGAAAGCTTTTTCAGTAATTTGAAGAAAGAAAAAGTTCGCGGCAGACAATATAAAACGAGGGATGAGGCCCGACTCGACATTTTTAATTATATTGAAATGTTTTATAACCCTAAAAGGCGGCATACAAACAACGGGCGTCAGTCACCAACAAAATATGAAAAGCAATATTTTAATGGCCTGAAAGGTGTCTAG
- the dctM_2 gene encoding C4-dicarboxylate TRAP transporter large permease protein DctM, which translates to MTTFTLFILLFLCILMGMPIAIALGFSSMTTILLFSNDSLASIALKLFESTSEHYTLLAIPFFILSSAFLSTGGVAKRLINFAMDSVGHIRGGLAMASVMACMLFAAVSGSSPATVAAIGSIVITGMVRAGYPQSLAAGVIANAGTLGILIPPSIVMLVYSAATEVSASRMFMAGFLPGTLMGLILMLAIYIVARVKKLPSVPFPGIGHWFQSMIRAIGGLMLIIIVLGSIYGGIASPTEAASVAAVYAFFIAIYGYRDIGPLKEIPWHIPDESLIRAIRRNLLLLPKSMTQSLWHPQVHYVVKDAAKVSIMLLFIIANAMLFAHVLTNERIPHTIAEMIVSLGLPAWAFLIVMNILLLIAGNFMEPSAILLIMAPILFPIATHLGIDPIHLGIIMVVNMEIGMLTPPVGLNLFVTAGITGKSIGWVIKACLPWLMLLLSFLMLITFVPQISLFVPELLDKLNGY; encoded by the coding sequence ATGACGACTTTTACTCTCTTTATCCTCTTGTTCTTGTGCATCTTAATGGGCATGCCAATCGCAATTGCACTAGGTTTTTCCAGCATGACAACGATCCTGTTGTTTTCGAATGACTCGCTGGCATCAATTGCATTAAAGCTGTTCGAATCCACATCAGAACACTATACGTTACTGGCTATTCCATTTTTCATTTTGTCATCAGCTTTTCTTTCAACAGGAGGAGTAGCTAAGCGGCTAATCAACTTTGCAATGGATTCTGTCGGCCATATCCGTGGCGGACTGGCTATGGCATCAGTAATGGCTTGTATGCTATTTGCTGCTGTATCCGGCTCTAGTCCTGCAACAGTTGCTGCTATTGGTTCAATTGTGATTACCGGTATGGTTAGAGCCGGATATCCTCAATCGCTCGCCGCAGGCGTGATTGCAAATGCAGGTACATTAGGGATCCTCATCCCACCATCTATTGTTATGCTTGTCTACTCTGCAGCAACAGAAGTCTCAGCATCGCGCATGTTTATGGCAGGTTTCCTCCCCGGGACCTTGATGGGCCTTATTTTGATGCTCGCAATTTATATTGTCGCCCGGGTAAAAAAGCTGCCTTCAGTTCCTTTCCCGGGGATTGGTCACTGGTTTCAATCCATGATTCGGGCCATCGGTGGACTGATGTTAATCATCATTGTGCTAGGTTCTATTTATGGAGGAATTGCCAGCCCGACAGAAGCTGCCTCAGTCGCCGCAGTTTACGCATTTTTCATTGCGATTTATGGTTACCGGGATATTGGTCCGCTAAAAGAGATACCCTGGCACATCCCTGATGAATCACTCATCAGGGCTATCCGTCGTAATCTACTCTTGCTGCCCAAAAGTATGACGCAATCGCTATGGCATCCTCAAGTCCATTATGTCGTCAAAGATGCCGCTAAAGTCAGTATTATGCTGCTTTTTATTATCGCAAACGCGATGCTATTTGCCCATGTTCTCACGAATGAAAGGATCCCCCATACCATTGCCGAAATGATTGTTTCACTAGGCCTGCCCGCCTGGGCTTTCCTGATTGTCATGAATATATTATTGCTTATTGCCGGCAACTTTATGGAACCATCAGCCATTTTACTGATTATGGCCCCTATTTTATTTCCTATTGCAACACATTTAGGAATCGACCCCATTCACTTGGGAATTATTATGGTCGTGAATATGGAGATTGGAATGCTAACACCACCTGTCGGGTTAAACTTATTTGTTACAGCAGGTATCACTGGGAAAAGTATTGGTTGGGTCATTAAAGCCTGTCTGCCATGGTTAATGTTGCTGTTAAGCTTCCTGATGCTGATTACATTCGTTCCACAGATTTCGCTTTTTGTCCCAGAATTACTCGATAAACTCAATGGTTATTAG
- the ilvH gene encoding Acetolactate synthase isozyme 3 small subunit: MRRIISILIENEAGSLSRVVGLFSQRGYNIDSLTVAETDDPTLSRMTITTSGDERMIEQITKQLHKLIDVLKVSELTDAAYIEREIALIKVRTQGAMRAEVKRLSEIFRGQIVDVTASEYVLQITGDADKLNACIRTLSEMTEVLEVVRSGSCGISRGDKMLHS; this comes from the coding sequence ATGAGACGAATTATTTCAATATTGATTGAAAATGAAGCTGGCTCACTCTCGCGGGTTGTCGGTTTATTCTCCCAAAGAGGCTATAACATTGATTCGTTAACAGTGGCTGAAACGGATGATCCGACGTTATCCAGAATGACGATTACCACGTCAGGGGATGAGCGAATGATCGAACAGATCACCAAACAACTGCATAAGTTGATTGATGTTCTGAAAGTCTCTGAGTTGACTGATGCGGCGTATATCGAACGCGAAATTGCATTGATCAAAGTTCGGACTCAGGGAGCGATGAGGGCAGAAGTAAAACGTTTAAGCGAAATATTCAGAGGCCAAATCGTTGATGTTACTGCCAGTGAATATGTACTTCAGATAACAGGTGATGCTGATAAGCTCAATGCATGTATACGGACTTTAAGTGAAATGACAGAAGTACTTGAAGTGGTTCGAAGTGGTAGCTGTGGCATTAGTCGTGGGGATAAAATGCTACATTCCTGA